GCTGTCCCGGCACGTGCGTCACGGGCGGCGGTGTCTGCGGCGACATCACCGGAGGCGGCCCGAACACCCCGCTCGTCGCCGGGACTTCGACCCTCGCGCCGCCGGAGGGGGACGCGGGGCCCGTCGGGTCCACACCCACCGACGGACTGCTGAACCCCACCGGCCCGGAGGGGACTTCCTCCGCCGCCTCCAGATTCAGCAGTTGCACCGCGCTGCGGCCGACCTGTTCCACCAGGGGGCCCGGCAGCCAGCCCGCCGTCACCAGGCGGGCCGCGCCCCGGGGGGCCAGGGTGCGGGCGACCTCGTCGGGGGCCGGGCGGGCGGAAGGGTCCTTGGACAGGCAGTGCTCCACCAGGGCGCGCAGGTCGCCCTCCAGACCGTCGAGCCGGGGCTCCTCGTGGACGACCTTGTAGAGGAGGGCGGCGGAGGAGTCACCGGGGAAGGGGGACCTGCCGGTCGCGGCGTACGCGAGGACCGCGCCGAGGGAGAAGACGTCCGCCGCGCCGGTGATGCCCTTGCCGAGGATCTGCTCGGGGGACATGTAGCCGGGGGAGCCGATCGAGACGCCCGTCGAGGTGAGGGACGCCGTGCCGTCCGTGGCGCGGGCGATGCCGAAGTCGATGAGGAGGGGGCCGTCGACCGTGAGCAGGACGTTCGACGGCTTCACGTCCCGGTGGACCAGGTCCAGCGCGTGCACCGCCGACAGCGCTTCCGCCAGGCCCGCGCCCAGGACCCGGACGGAGTGGGGAGGCAGGGGGCCGCCGTCCGCCACCGCCGCCGCCAGGGACGGGCCGGCCGCGTAGCCCGTCGCCACCCAGGGGACCGATGCCTCCGGGTCCGCGTCCAGGACGGGAGCGGTCCAGGAACCGCCCACGCGGCGGGCGGCGTCGACCTCCCGCCGGAAGCGGGCGCGGAACTCCTCGTCGAGGGCGAAGTGCGGGTGCACCACCTTGACGGCGACGGTACGGCCGCCCGCGCTGCGCCCCAGATAGACGCGGCCCATCCCGCCCGACCCCAGCCGGCCGAGCAGTCGGTAGGGCCCCACGACCGTGGGTTCGCCGACATCGAGCGGTTGCATGGACGACACCTCCCCCGTACCTCCAGCGTAGTGCCGTACGCGCGAATGGAAATGTGAGCGTCGACGAGCGGTCCGCAGATCGGTCCGCAGCCCCAATCCCACAGAACGCCTAATTCGTCAACGGAGTTTTGGGAAGTTCACCGGGATTTCGCGGGAAAGGGTTCAGGAAAGCAGGTCGACCTTCACGTCCGCCGGAAATCCGGTGGTCGGGCCGACCCGCCGCGCGAACTCGGCGACCGCGGACAGCTGGGGCTCGCCGAAGCGGAAGTCGAGGGTCGTGAAGTACCGCTCCAGGACCCGCTCGTCGAAGGCCTCCCAGCGGGCGGCCTGCTCGGCGACCTTGTCCACCTCGGTCAGGGACAGGTCGCGGGAGGCGAGGAACGCCTCGTGCACCTTGCGGGTGACCTCGGGCTCCCGCTCCAGGTACTCCCGACGCGCCGCCCACACCGCGAAGACGAACGGCAGCCCCGTCCACGCCTTCCACATGGCGCCCAGGTCGTGCACCTCCAGGCCGAAGTTCGGCCCGTCGAGCAGGTTCGCGCGCAGCGCCGCGTCACCGATGAGCACGGCCGCCTCCGCCTCCTGCATCATCAGCGAGAGATCGGGCGGGCAGGTGTAGTACGACGGCTGTACGCCGACGCTCTCGGCCAGCAGCAGCTGCGCGAGGCGTACGGAGGTGCGCGAGGTGGAGCCCAGGGCGACGCGTGCGCCGTCCAGTCGTTCGAGGGGCACCTGGGAGACGATCACGCACGACATCACCGGGCCGTCGCAGCCGACGGCGATGTCGGGGAAGGCGACCAGGTCGTCCGCGTTGCGCAGGAACTCGACGAGGGTGATGGGCCCGATGTCGAGGTCCCCGCGCACCAGCTGCTCGCTGAGCTTCTCGGGGGTGTCCTTGGTGAGCTCGAAGTCGAGGAGCGTGCCCGTTCTCGCGAGCCCCCAGTACAGGGGCAGGCAGTTCAGGAACTGGATGTGGCCGACGCGCGGCCGGTTGCGAGAATTGTCCACATCGCGAGGCTAGCCCTCATGGGGTACGGTGCGGGCTCCGGGGGCCGGGAGGTGCTCCCGAAACCGGATGTACCCCCTTTGTCAATACTCTCGACGGCGTGTCGTCGGTGGGACAGACGGGGAAGTAGAGGCGATCCGTCAAGCCGAGACCCGAGCGGTTCAAACATCCGGGTGACGTGATCTTGCCCTCTATTGCATTCCCCTGCCCGCGTG
The DNA window shown above is from Streptomyces akebiae and carries:
- a CDS encoding serine/threonine-protein kinase, translating into MQPLDVGEPTVVGPYRLLGRLGSGGMGRVYLGRSAGGRTVAVKVVHPHFALDEEFRARFRREVDAARRVGGSWTAPVLDADPEASVPWVATGYAAGPSLAAAVADGGPLPPHSVRVLGAGLAEALSAVHALDLVHRDVKPSNVLLTVDGPLLIDFGIARATDGTASLTSTGVSIGSPGYMSPEQILGKGITGAADVFSLGAVLAYAATGRSPFPGDSSAALLYKVVHEEPRLDGLEGDLRALVEHCLSKDPSARPAPDEVARTLAPRGAARLVTAGWLPGPLVEQVGRSAVQLLNLEAAEEVPSGPVGFSSPSVGVDPTGPASPSGGARVEVPATSGVFGPPPVMSPQTPPPVTHVPGQRADSASADTAPPPGKLSLSVAAASTTTANGRGRRVSCSIALAVAGAFAVVGVGAVFGLGMLNGDDKTGDAAGKAPSASSGPTDGNEDSGPQDLAGDLPEKYVGTWEGDGYALGGNLPAGTFTVTLEQGSVGDRLGTFRSVDPLGGACDDTFVLKEVTADHILVTSIADAKNNPKTCTSNTHEVTLTPVGDELQYTADNADAGDPTARLAKVK
- a CDS encoding menaquinone biosynthetic enzyme MqnA/MqnD family protein, which translates into the protein MDNSRNRPRVGHIQFLNCLPLYWGLARTGTLLDFELTKDTPEKLSEQLVRGDLDIGPITLVEFLRNADDLVAFPDIAVGCDGPVMSCVIVSQVPLERLDGARVALGSTSRTSVRLAQLLLAESVGVQPSYYTCPPDLSLMMQEAEAAVLIGDAALRANLLDGPNFGLEVHDLGAMWKAWTGLPFVFAVWAARREYLEREPEVTRKVHEAFLASRDLSLTEVDKVAEQAARWEAFDERVLERYFTTLDFRFGEPQLSAVAEFARRVGPTTGFPADVKVDLLS